The following are from one region of the Haemophilus parainfluenzae genome:
- a CDS encoding S8 family serine peptidase, with the protein MKPQTLQKTALALLVGWYAANAAAYSEQGQAGNTKSWESAEYLKDWGLTSMNASTAYALGFNGSGVKIGVMDSGVLLNHPEFQDGRIHVVKTEGTYSKDGMRYPDASVGNGPINKNEPVKNGKRNFDKTDNGIFTKGEAFNIDGAWHKYTNDAHGTHVGGTMAASRDGNEMHGVAFGANLYSANTGGNDNMTYGPNQDYDFFLQGYSALADAGAKVINNSWGSNRRVNSSFAGALGYKPKYDWRNVPEYGVQYYDVPKAPEPISSPAAHIYLSNLGEAEKAYYQFVTSGEKNFVDAAYEVAKNKQVIQVFTAGNRSMMAESFTRAMLPYFRPDAEKYWVNVTGQVGGEGYPNDSNDDVSDEKAGADIQEFNLAGHSKWWTIAAPSANIYSSYIQLQDNNTYGDPIYKSAGGTSMAAPHVSGALGVIFSRYPYMTTDQARDVMLTTARQTTLRKGLEGKPLERWETEQGVPSNVWGWGILDLGKAMFGPGQFLGNVKINLNQNDVWSNDISDKAIKARQVEDQAEAATWTTRKAELQALMQNRAGATAEEKAEYQVGLAREAARNERAAQGYVGALTKNGSGTLTLTGNNSFTGAITVNDGQLSGLNQSLGSAQQVIVKQGATLEVLPKAEVTKPSENGFVTETLTSTAKTVTATVEKGGRFLLNNGIANVNATFADGSILVPNKFDEEILPQLQQDPQKVVSVQGSGSFVGAENAVVETPRTYDFLTVKNESNANTLKVTVQKKALSSAATTENEATIANTLDAATNSPAYQNLILGTEENARQAFARLSYDEDLAAQQHNVLNGLLLRQQLAQPGAVRAQLNTGTQIWTSGTFTHFSTDNLSSHAYNQLVGIDATIDTNKHLGVFVGSTQNSHKIDRTSKDRAVHLSLTAEHRFNVLTPKIGFIQSWGKHEQRAEFAQGVKSHSQTQNVFAELAYTGLKGEHFAIEPYAGVSYMHIKNKGMTKGEVQLKDNNRDLIVTSVGLRPSIPFAIGGVQLNLLGDVAYHRFHKDKAAEGSLVINNQGVANLYGKELKNVVTTGVALQAQFTPVLSVKVGYQGAYNHDTKANNVNAELRFSF; encoded by the coding sequence ATGAAACCTCAAACACTTCAAAAAACCGCACTCGCACTACTTGTTGGTTGGTATGCTGCGAATGCAGCCGCTTATTCTGAACAAGGCCAAGCCGGTAATACCAAAAGTTGGGAAAGCGCTGAATACCTCAAAGACTGGGGCTTAACCTCAATGAATGCCTCCACGGCTTATGCCCTTGGCTTTAATGGTTCAGGCGTAAAAATCGGCGTGATGGATTCTGGCGTACTATTAAACCACCCTGAATTTCAAGACGGTCGAATCCACGTTGTAAAAACAGAAGGGACTTATAGTAAAGATGGCATGCGTTATCCCGATGCATCGGTGGGAAATGGTCCAATTAATAAAAATGAACCAGTAAAAAACGGTAAACGCAATTTCGATAAAACAGATAATGGCATCTTCACTAAAGGTGAAGCCTTCAATATTGACGGGGCATGGCATAAATATACCAATGATGCACACGGTACGCATGTTGGAGGGACAATGGCGGCAAGCCGTGATGGCAATGAAATGCACGGTGTGGCTTTCGGTGCTAACCTCTATTCTGCCAATACTGGTGGTAACGACAACATGACCTATGGTCCAAACCAAGACTATGATTTCTTCTTACAAGGCTACTCTGCCCTAGCGGATGCCGGTGCCAAAGTAATTAATAACAGTTGGGGTTCAAACCGTCGTGTCAATTCATCCTTTGCCGGTGCCTTAGGCTATAAACCAAAATATGATTGGCGTAATGTGCCTGAATATGGCGTGCAATATTATGATGTGCCAAAAGCACCTGAGCCAATTTCCAGTCCTGCGGCACATATTTATTTAAGTAACTTAGGTGAGGCTGAAAAAGCTTATTATCAATTTGTCACGAGCGGTGAAAAAAACTTTGTTGATGCGGCTTATGAAGTGGCAAAAAATAAACAAGTAATTCAAGTCTTTACAGCGGGTAACCGCAGTATGATGGCTGAGTCCTTTACGCGTGCGATGTTGCCTTATTTCAGACCTGATGCAGAAAAATACTGGGTAAACGTCACGGGGCAAGTCGGTGGTGAAGGCTATCCTAATGATTCGAATGACGATGTGAGTGATGAAAAAGCAGGTGCAGATATTCAAGAATTTAACCTCGCAGGCCATTCAAAATGGTGGACGATTGCAGCGCCATCCGCCAACATCTATTCCTCCTACATTCAATTACAAGACAACAATACTTATGGTGACCCTATTTACAAATCAGCTGGTGGTACTTCAATGGCTGCCCCACATGTAAGTGGTGCATTAGGTGTCATCTTTTCTCGCTATCCATATATGACAACCGATCAAGCGCGCGATGTTATGCTCACTACTGCGAGACAAACCACACTTCGTAAAGGGCTTGAAGGTAAACCGTTAGAACGTTGGGAAACTGAACAAGGTGTACCAAGTAACGTTTGGGGTTGGGGGATTTTAGATCTTGGCAAAGCCATGTTTGGTCCAGGTCAATTCTTAGGAAACGTGAAAATCAACCTCAACCAAAATGATGTTTGGTCAAATGATATTAGCGATAAAGCGATCAAAGCACGTCAGGTCGAAGATCAAGCTGAAGCCGCGACTTGGACAACGCGCAAAGCAGAATTACAAGCGTTAATGCAAAATCGTGCAGGCGCGACAGCTGAAGAAAAAGCGGAATATCAAGTCGGTTTAGCGCGTGAAGCCGCACGTAATGAACGTGCTGCACAAGGTTATGTCGGTGCATTAACTAAAAATGGTTCTGGCACCTTAACCCTCACCGGTAATAACAGCTTCACCGGAGCAATTACCGTGAATGACGGTCAGCTTTCAGGGTTAAATCAATCCCTTGGTTCGGCACAACAAGTCATCGTAAAACAAGGTGCAACATTGGAAGTGTTACCGAAAGCGGAAGTCACTAAACCAAGTGAGAATGGATTTGTTACTGAAACCTTAACCAGTACTGCGAAAACAGTCACTGCAACAGTGGAAAAAGGTGGTCGTTTCTTACTGAATAATGGTATTGCTAACGTCAATGCAACTTTTGCAGATGGCTCTATTTTAGTGCCAAATAAATTTGACGAAGAAATTCTGCCTCAATTACAACAAGATCCACAAAAAGTGGTTTCAGTACAAGGTTCTGGCTCATTTGTAGGAGCTGAAAATGCGGTAGTTGAAACACCTCGCACTTATGATTTCCTTACGGTGAAAAATGAAAGTAATGCGAATACGTTGAAAGTGACCGTTCAGAAAAAAGCCCTTTCATCTGCAGCAACCACTGAAAATGAAGCGACTATTGCAAACACCTTAGATGCAGCAACAAACAGCCCAGCTTACCAAAACCTTATTTTGGGAACTGAAGAGAATGCTCGCCAAGCCTTTGCTCGTTTAAGCTATGATGAAGATCTCGCTGCCCAACAACACAATGTGTTAAATGGCTTATTGCTTCGTCAGCAACTTGCCCAACCAGGTGCAGTAAGAGCACAACTTAATACCGGTACACAAATTTGGACCAGTGGCACATTCACCCACTTCAGCACGGATAATTTAAGCAGTCATGCGTACAATCAACTTGTGGGTATTGATGCGACCATTGATACAAACAAACATTTAGGTGTATTTGTTGGTTCAACACAAAACAGCCACAAAATTGACCGCACTTCGAAAGATCGTGCCGTGCATTTAAGCTTAACAGCTGAACATCGCTTCAACGTGTTAACACCGAAAATCGGCTTTATTCAAAGCTGGGGTAAACACGAACAACGTGCTGAATTTGCACAAGGGGTGAAAAGCCATAGCCAAACACAAAATGTCTTTGCTGAACTTGCCTACACAGGCTTAAAAGGCGAACATTTTGCAATTGAACCTTATGCTGGCGTAAGCTATATGCACATCAAAAACAAAGGTATGACAAAAGGCGAAGTGCAGTTAAAAGACAACAATCGTGATTTAATCGTCACCTCTGTAGGTTTACGTCCATCCATTCCATTTGCAATTGGTGGTGTTCAATTAAACTTATTAGGTGATGTGGCTTATCATCGCTTCCATAAAGATAAAGCCGCTGAAGGCAGCTTGGTTATCAATAACCAAGGTGTAGCAAATCTTTATGGTAAAGAATTGAAAAATGTCGTCACGACAGGTGTTGCATTACAAGCTCAATTTACACCAGTATTGAGTGTGAAAGTCGGCTATCAAGGTGCTTACAACCACGATACGAAAGCGAATAATGTTAATGCAGAACTACGTTTCTCATTTTAA
- a CDS encoding toll/interleukin-1 receptor domain-containing protein — protein MAYFTKQEVREYAKLAAMHKQETPHHTSGVILTLQLNDYSSILENIVRIQNNQQNFDVFLSHSIRDAEFVLGVANILEKMEQKVYIDWVVDKQLSRDSVTKETAETLRNRMKQSSKLLYLATDNASSSKWMPWELGYFDGLKSGNVAILPLVDSAYSSFQGQEYLGIYPALGKDDLRGFLG, from the coding sequence ATGGCTTATTTTACTAAACAGGAAGTTCGCGAATATGCAAAGTTAGCAGCAATGCATAAACAAGAAACTCCTCACCATACGAGTGGTGTTATTTTAACATTGCAATTAAATGATTACTCAAGCATATTGGAAAATATAGTTAGAATTCAAAATAATCAACAAAATTTTGATGTTTTTCTATCACATTCTATTAGGGATGCAGAGTTTGTCCTCGGGGTGGCAAATATCTTAGAAAAAATGGAGCAAAAAGTTTACATAGATTGGGTAGTTGATAAACAGCTTTCCAGGGATTCTGTAACAAAAGAAACTGCTGAAACGTTGCGGAATAGAATGAAGCAATCTTCTAAATTGCTGTATTTAGCTACGGATAATGCCTCATCTTCTAAATGGATGCCTTGGGAATTAGGATACTTTGATGGATTGAAGTCTGGAAACGTAGCTATTTTACCTTTGGTTGATTCTGCATACAGTTCATTCCAAGGACAAGAGTATTTAGGGATTTATCCTGCCTTAGGTAAAGATGATTTGAGAGGATTTTTAGGTTAA
- a CDS encoding NCS2 family permease: MSSLEKTFELSKRGSTVRQEIIAGLTTFLAMVYSVIVVPKMLGDAGFPAESVFIATCLVAGLGSILIGFWANAPMAIGCAISLTAFTAFSLVIGQHVSIPVALGAVFLMGLVFTLISATGIRSWILRNLPSSIAHGAGIGIGLFLLLIAANGVGLVVGNQAGLPVKLGDFTSFPVMMSLIGLAFIIGLEKMKVKGGILWVIIAITIVGLIFDPNVTFNGQIFKMPTFGENSLFLQLDLQGALQPAILPIVFALVMTAVFDATGTIRAVAGQADLLDKDGQIINGGKALTSDSVSSLFSGLFGTAPAAVYIESAAGTAAGGKTGITAIVVGVLFLLMLFFQPLAFLVPGYATAPALMYVGLLMLSNVSKLDFDDFVGAMSGLVCAVFIVLTANIVTGIMLGFAALVIGRIVSGDVKKLNIGTIIIAVVLVAFYAGGWAI, translated from the coding sequence ATGTCAAGTTTAGAAAAAACCTTTGAACTCAGCAAACGCGGTTCAACGGTTCGTCAAGAAATCATCGCAGGTTTAACCACCTTCTTAGCCATGGTGTATTCCGTGATTGTTGTGCCTAAAATGCTTGGTGATGCAGGCTTTCCGGCAGAATCTGTCTTTATCGCAACCTGTTTAGTCGCGGGACTTGGATCGATTTTAATCGGCTTTTGGGCAAATGCGCCAATGGCGATCGGTTGTGCCATTTCATTAACTGCTTTTACCGCATTTAGCTTAGTAATTGGTCAACATGTTTCTATTCCTGTGGCATTAGGCGCCGTATTCCTCATGGGTTTAGTGTTTACCTTAATCTCTGCAACAGGTATTCGCTCATGGATCTTACGTAATCTACCGTCAAGCATTGCACACGGTGCAGGGATTGGGATCGGCTTATTCTTACTTTTAATCGCCGCAAATGGCGTAGGCTTAGTGGTCGGCAATCAAGCGGGTTTACCGGTTAAATTAGGCGATTTCACCTCATTCCCAGTAATGATGTCTTTAATCGGTCTTGCATTCATTATCGGTTTAGAAAAAATGAAAGTAAAAGGCGGGATTTTATGGGTGATCATCGCGATTACTATCGTAGGTTTAATCTTCGATCCAAACGTAACATTCAATGGCCAAATCTTCAAAATGCCAACCTTTGGTGAAAACTCACTTTTCTTACAATTAGATCTCCAAGGTGCATTACAACCTGCCATTTTACCGATTGTCTTTGCGTTAGTGATGACGGCGGTATTTGACGCAACAGGTACTATTCGCGCCGTTGCAGGACAAGCTGACTTATTAGATAAAGACGGACAAATCATCAATGGCGGTAAAGCCTTAACCTCTGACTCTGTAAGTAGCTTATTCTCGGGCTTATTCGGTACTGCGCCAGCCGCCGTTTATATCGAATCTGCAGCAGGTACAGCTGCGGGCGGTAAAACCGGTATCACCGCTATCGTCGTCGGCGTATTATTCTTATTAATGTTATTCTTCCAACCACTTGCCTTCTTAGTGCCAGGTTATGCAACTGCACCAGCATTAATGTATGTGGGCTTATTAATGTTAAGCAATGTAAGCAAATTAGACTTCGATGATTTCGTAGGCGCAATGAGCGGATTAGTTTGTGCGGTATTCATCGTATTAACGGCAAACATCGTAACCGGTATCATGCTTGGCTTTGCGGCATTAGTGATTGGTCGTATCGTGAGTGGCGATGTGAAAAAACTCAACATCGGCACAATTATCATCGCTGTTGTACTTGTCGCATTCTACGCAGGCGGCTGGGCGATTTAA
- a CDS encoding inorganic diphosphatase yields the protein MADFNQILTPGDVDAGIINVVNEIPEGSCHKIEWNRKVAAFQLDRVEPAIFAKPTNYGFIPQTLDEDGDELDVLLLTRQPLATGVFLEAKVIGVMKFVDDGEVDDKIVCVPADDRDTGNAYNSLADVPAQLIKQIEFHFNNYKALKKPGSTKVTHWGDVEEAKEVIRESIKRWNER from the coding sequence ATGGCTGATTTTAATCAAATTTTAACGCCAGGCGATGTAGATGCCGGCATTATCAATGTGGTAAATGAAATTCCAGAAGGGAGCTGCCACAAAATCGAATGGAACCGTAAAGTTGCCGCGTTCCAATTAGACCGTGTTGAGCCAGCGATCTTCGCAAAACCAACTAACTATGGTTTCATTCCACAAACTTTAGATGAAGATGGCGATGAGTTAGACGTTTTATTATTAACTCGTCAACCACTTGCAACGGGTGTATTCCTTGAAGCAAAAGTAATCGGTGTAATGAAATTCGTTGATGATGGCGAAGTGGACGATAAAATCGTTTGTGTGCCAGCAGATGATCGCGATACCGGCAATGCATACAACAGCCTTGCAGATGTACCTGCGCAATTAATCAAACAAATTGAATTCCACTTCAACAACTACAAAGCATTGAAAAAACCAGGTTCAACGAAAGTGACTCACTGGGGCGATGTAGAAGAAGCGAAAGAAGTGATTCGTGAATCAATCAAACGTTGGAATGAACGTTAA
- the yegQ gene encoding tRNA 5-hydroxyuridine modification protein YegQ, with the protein MTTPFKPELLSPAGSLKNMRYAFAYGADAVYAGQPRYSLRVRNNEFNHANLKIGIDEAHALGKKFYVVVNIAPHNSKLKTFIKDLQPVIDMGPDALIMSDPGLIMLVRENFPDIDIHLSVQANAVNWATVKFWKQMGLTRVILSRELSIEEIAEIRQHVPDIELEIFVHGALCMAYSGRCLLSGYINKRDPNQGTCTNACRWEYKMEEGTTDEVGNIVPKIDPAQQIEVKNVAPTLGEGAVTDKVFLYTESQKPDEQMTAFEDEHGTYFMNSKDLRAVQHVEKLTTLGVHSLKIEGRTKSFYYCARTAQVYRKAIDDAAAGKPFDESLMDTLESLAHRGYTEGFLRRHTHDEYQNYEYGYSISERQQFVGEFTGKRNEQGMAEVAVKNKFLLGDEVEMMTPQGNIVFKIEKMLNRKNENVEAALGDGHFVFLDVPQDVQLDYALLMRNLVNTNTRNPHN; encoded by the coding sequence ATGACAACCCCATTTAAACCTGAATTACTCTCCCCTGCGGGCTCCCTTAAAAATATGCGCTACGCCTTTGCTTATGGCGCAGATGCCGTTTATGCAGGCCAACCACGTTACAGCTTACGTGTACGCAACAATGAATTTAATCACGCCAATTTAAAAATCGGGATCGATGAAGCCCATGCGCTTGGCAAAAAATTCTATGTGGTCGTAAACATTGCACCGCATAACTCTAAACTCAAAACCTTTATTAAAGATTTACAACCTGTGATCGATATGGGCCCAGATGCCTTAATTATGTCAGATCCAGGCTTAATCATGTTGGTGCGTGAAAACTTCCCGGATATTGATATTCACCTTTCTGTTCAAGCGAATGCGGTAAACTGGGCAACGGTAAAATTCTGGAAACAAATGGGATTAACTCGTGTGATTTTATCGCGCGAATTGTCCATCGAAGAAATCGCTGAAATTCGCCAACACGTGCCTGATATCGAACTAGAAATTTTCGTACACGGTGCGTTATGTATGGCGTATTCTGGCCGCTGCTTGCTTTCTGGCTATATCAACAAACGCGACCCAAACCAAGGTACTTGCACTAATGCTTGCCGTTGGGAATACAAAATGGAAGAAGGCACCACAGATGAAGTAGGCAACATCGTGCCGAAAATCGATCCCGCTCAACAAATCGAAGTGAAAAATGTCGCGCCAACTTTAGGCGAAGGTGCGGTAACGGATAAAGTCTTCCTTTACACCGAATCACAAAAGCCTGATGAGCAAATGACCGCTTTTGAAGATGAGCACGGCACCTACTTTATGAACTCAAAAGATCTGCGTGCAGTACAACACGTGGAAAAATTGACCACACTTGGTGTGCATTCTCTAAAAATCGAAGGTCGTACTAAATCATTCTATTACTGCGCTAGAACCGCACAAGTTTACCGCAAAGCCATTGATGATGCGGCTGCGGGCAAACCATTTGATGAAAGTTTAATGGATACGTTGGAATCCCTTGCGCATCGTGGTTATACCGAAGGTTTCTTACGTCGCCATACGCACGATGAATACCAAAATTACGAATACGGCTACTCTATCTCTGAACGCCAACAATTTGTCGGTGAATTTACCGGTAAACGTAATGAACAAGGTATGGCTGAAGTGGCAGTGAAAAACAAATTCTTACTTGGTGATGAAGTGGAAATGATGACACCACAAGGCAATATCGTCTTTAAGATTGAAAAAATGCTTAATCGCAAAAACGAAAATGTGGAAGCTGCACTTGGCGATGGTCACTTTGTCTTTTTAGATGTGCCACAAGACGTCCAACTTGATTATGCGTTGCTAATGCGTAACTTGGTCAACACCAACACGCGCAATCCACACAATTAA
- a CDS encoding TIR domain-containing protein — MGRKIFISYKYSDSSVKRLSPYQEATARDYVDILQAKLEKDGIHINKGEKDNESLAQFKDETIQTKLSDKIFDSSVTIVLLSPNMKELWTAESEQWIPWEIAYSIKNKKRALSSSKRNAILLVALPDWNGNYNYTDQPGFYFNIINNNRNNLKYSYPANYLTSKCSQSYMLKCNWDKFISNINGWINAAIEIKENADKYIINTKF, encoded by the coding sequence ATGGGACGTAAAATTTTTATTTCTTACAAATATAGTGATTCATCCGTAAAACGCTTATCCCCTTATCAGGAAGCGACAGCTCGAGATTATGTTGATATTCTGCAAGCAAAATTAGAAAAAGATGGCATCCATATAAACAAAGGAGAGAAAGACAATGAAAGTCTAGCTCAATTTAAAGATGAGACTATTCAAACAAAATTATCAGATAAGATTTTTGACAGTTCAGTAACAATAGTCTTGCTTTCACCGAACATGAAGGAATTGTGGACTGCCGAAAGTGAACAGTGGATTCCTTGGGAAATTGCATACTCTATTAAAAACAAAAAAAGAGCATTATCTTCAAGCAAGCGAAATGCAATTTTATTAGTGGCTTTGCCAGACTGGAACGGTAATTATAATTATACGGATCAACCTGGTTTCTATTTTAATATCATAAACAATAATAGAAACAATTTAAAATATTCATATCCAGCAAATTATCTAACCTCTAAATGTTCTCAGTCTTATATGCTTAAGTGTAATTGGGATAAATTTATTTCAAATATTAATGGCTGGATTAATGCCGCTATTGAAATTAAAGAAAATGCTGATAAATATATTATTAACACCAAATTTTAG
- the cas3 gene encoding CRISPR-associated helicase Cas3': MFAKLSRYAHSAQDELGNLLPYKHWQTLQSHLVNVGEIAAEFARVFGAQEIAYQTGQLHDLGKYSEAFNRRLHGGPSVDHATAGAKIAIERWGNAIGQLIAFCIAGHHAGLANGNGEGDNRSTLKQRLALQFGADIPALDNLWQQEIKLPETLSAPPLKADAHHPFFSYAFFTRMLYSCLVDADYLDTEAFYSNLENKAIERGGYPDLNALQHNFNQFINAFRRRIAQASEQTEAEKRNAALNRLRSEILDYAVEQAAQPQGLFTLTVPTGGGKTFTSMAFALEHAKRHGMRRVIYVIPFTSIIEQNAAEFRKAFGELGEQAVLEHHSTFDDGKLQNEATKDKLRLASENWDAPIVVTTAVQFFESLFADRSSRCRKLHNIAGSVIILDEAQMLPLNLLMPIMQTIKELAQNYRCSVVMCTATQPAVQAENGFYRGFENVREIAPKPTALFEKLRRTTVQHIGTQTDADLLAKLAEHPQMLVIVNNRRHARSLYDQAKHLDGTFHLTTLMCAKHRSQKLDEIRGCLKNGEPCRVIATSLIEAGVDVDFPLVMRAEAGLDSVAQAAGRCNREGKRPSENSFVWIFAPEEQWKAPPELATQAAVMRLTADSFSDDLLSTQAVAAYFKDLYDLKGKELDYKQILQMHRNAGKSLDFPFQTIADKFRMIESHMQPLIIPFDVDAENLISSLHHADNIGGLLRKLQPYTIQIPEKVLAALHKAGRIEPINEKNFGKQFYTLIGLDLYDEVAGLSWEDTNFIKEENLIF; the protein is encoded by the coding sequence ATGTTTGCAAAACTTTCCCGCTACGCCCATTCAGCCCAAGACGAACTCGGTAATCTCTTACCTTACAAACATTGGCAAACCTTGCAAAGCCATTTGGTAAATGTTGGGGAAATAGCAGCAGAGTTTGCGCGTGTATTCGGGGCGCAGGAAATTGCCTACCAGACGGGACAACTTCACGATTTAGGGAAATATTCAGAAGCCTTTAACCGCCGATTGCATGGTGGCCCATCAGTCGATCATGCCACCGCCGGAGCCAAAATTGCTATTGAGCGTTGGGGAAATGCTATCGGCCAGCTGATAGCCTTTTGCATTGCGGGGCACCATGCAGGGTTGGCAAATGGAAACGGTGAAGGTGATAACCGCAGCACGTTAAAACAGCGTTTGGCGTTGCAATTTGGTGCAGATATTCCCGCTCTTGATAACCTGTGGCAACAAGAAATCAAGCTCCCGGAAACCCTATCCGCACCGCCACTCAAAGCCGACGCGCATCATCCTTTTTTCTCCTACGCCTTCTTCACCCGAATGCTCTATTCCTGCTTGGTAGATGCCGATTATCTTGACACCGAAGCCTTTTATTCAAACCTAGAAAACAAAGCCATCGAGCGCGGCGGTTATCCCGATTTAAACGCCTTACAACACAATTTCAATCAATTCATCAACGCTTTCAGACGACGTATCGCCCAAGCTTCAGAGCAAACCGAAGCCGAAAAACGTAATGCCGCCTTAAACCGCCTGCGCAGCGAAATTCTCGATTACGCCGTAGAACAAGCGGCACAACCGCAAGGGCTGTTTACGCTCACCGTGCCGACCGGCGGCGGCAAAACCTTCACTTCCATGGCGTTCGCACTGGAACATGCCAAACGGCACGGTATGCGGCGCGTGATTTATGTCATTCCGTTCACCAGCATCATTGAACAAAATGCCGCTGAATTTCGCAAAGCCTTTGGCGAATTAGGCGAACAAGCCGTGTTGGAACACCACAGCACCTTCGACGACGGCAAACTGCAAAATGAGGCCACCAAAGACAAATTACGCCTTGCCTCGGAAAACTGGGACGCGCCGATTGTCGTAACCACCGCCGTGCAATTCTTCGAATCCCTCTTTGCCGACCGCTCCTCGCGCTGCCGCAAGCTGCATAACATCGCAGGTTCCGTCATCATTCTCGACGAGGCGCAAATGCTGCCGCTTAATCTGTTGATGCCCATCATGCAAACCATCAAAGAATTGGCACAAAACTACCGTTGCAGCGTCGTCATGTGCACCGCCACCCAGCCTGCCGTACAAGCCGAAAACGGCTTCTATCGAGGCTTTGAAAACGTGCGCGAAATAGCCCCAAAACCGACCGCACTTTTCGAAAAACTGCGCCGCACCACCGTGCAACACATTGGCACACAAACCGACGCCGACCTGCTCGCCAAACTCGCCGAACACCCGCAAATGCTCGTCATCGTCAATAACCGTCGCCACGCCCGCAGCCTGTACGACCAAGCCAAACACCTTGACGGCACATTCCACCTGACTACCTTAATGTGCGCCAAACACCGCAGCCAAAAGCTCGATGAAATCCGAGGCTGTTTGAAAAACGGCGAACCCTGCCGCGTTATTGCCACTTCCTTAATTGAAGCCGGCGTTGATGTGGATTTTCCGCTGGTGATGCGCGCCGAAGCAGGTTTAGACAGCGTTGCCCAAGCCGCAGGGCGATGCAACCGCGAAGGCAAAAGACCGTCTGAAAACAGCTTTGTATGGATATTCGCACCCGAAGAACAATGGAAAGCCCCGCCCGAACTAGCTACCCAAGCCGCCGTCATGCGCCTGACCGCCGACAGCTTTTCAGACGACCTCTTATCCACCCAAGCCGTCGCTGCCTATTTCAAAGACCTTTACGACTTAAAAGGCAAAGAACTGGATTACAAACAAATCCTGCAAATGCACCGAAACGCCGGGAAAAGCCTCGATTTCCCATTCCAAACCATCGCCGACAAATTCCGCATGATCGAAAGCCATATGCAGCCGCTGATTATTCCGTTCGATGTCGATGCCGAAAACCTTATTAGCAGTCTGCACCACGCCGACAACATCGGCGGACTCTTACGCAAACTGCAACCCTACACCATCCAAATCCCCGAAAAAGTCCTCGCTGCTTTACATAAAGCAGGGCGTATCGAACCGATAAACGAGAAAAACTTCGGCAAACAGTTTTATACGCTGATTGGGCTGGATTTGTATGATGAAGTGGCGGGGTTGAGTTGGGAGGATACTAATTTTATAAAAGAGGAGAACTTGATATTTTGA